One Coccinella septempunctata chromosome 1, icCocSept1.1, whole genome shotgun sequence DNA window includes the following coding sequences:
- the LOC123313969 gene encoding keratin, type I cytoskeletal 9-like: MMFFIMTLMAAMVGTVLSDCYGEGSGVHHINNCTGTFYAGGGGTYYFTNGPKIFVAGGGGSYYGEAGADEFIAGQAGDYHFGDVRSNHKRGKGVVQGGSGGIYYLPHGYGTVYKASGGLYYGDSGGNGMSESTGGTFIIRASDKEDS, encoded by the exons ATGATGTTTTTC ATCATGACTCTGATGGCCGCAATGGTGGGAACCGTACTTAGTGACTGCTACGGAGAAGGCAGTGGTGTTCATCATATTAATAATTGTACAGGGACGTTTTATGCAGGAGGTGGTGGCACCTACTATTTCACCAATGGACCAAAAATATTTGTTGCGGGTGGTGGCGGTTCTTACTATGGAGAAGCTGGTGCAGACGAATTTATTGCTGGTCAGGCAGGTGATTACCATTTTGGTGATGTAAGGAGTAATCATAAAAGAGGTAAAGGTGTTGTGCAAGGAGGTTCTGGAGGTATTTACTATTTACCCCATGGATATGGAACGGTGTATAAAGCTAGTGGTGGCCTATATTATGGAGATTCTGGCGGAAATGGAATGAGTGAAAGTACTGGAGGTACTTTCATTATTAGAGCTTCTGATAAAGAGGATAGTTAG
- the LOC123318337 gene encoding keratin, type I cytoskeletal 9-like yields MMMLFVLTLVAALVGTGLCDCYGESGGIHHIDNCKGTFYAGSGGIYYFKKGPKKFVAGSGGSYYGDAGGDEFVAGQSGDYHFATAKGKHRKGKGVVQGGSGGIYYLPHGYGTVTGASGGVYYGDAGGRGMVDSVGGTFIVRSSGKEESDTV; encoded by the exons ATGATGATGCTATTT GTTTTAACATTGGTGGCCGCATTGGTAGGAACAGGTCTTTGTGACTGCTACGGAGAGAGTGGTGGTATTCATCACATTGATAATTGTAAAGGAACCTTTTATGCCGGTAGTGGTGGCATTTACTATTTCAAGAAAGGTCCGAAGAAATTTGTTGCTGGCAGTGGCGGTTCTTACTATGGAGATGCTGGTGGGGATGAATTCGTTGCTGGTCAATCAGGTGATTATCATTTTGCTACTGCTAAAGGAAAGCATCGAAAAGGAAAAGGAGTGGTGCAAGGAGGATCCGGAGGTATTTACTATTTACCACATGGATATGGAACGGTGACTGGAGCTAGTGGTGGTGTTTATTATGGAGATGCTGGTGGAAGAGGAATGGTTGACAGCGTTGGGGGGACCTTCATTGTTAGATCTTCCGGAAAAGAAGAGAGTGATACTGTCTAG